The Gossypium hirsutum isolate 1008001.06 chromosome A13, Gossypium_hirsutum_v2.1, whole genome shotgun sequence nucleotide sequence AAACAAAAACTGGGATGACCAGAACAGATCCCATCTCCTTTCTCAAAGAATGACATCAAGTCTCATCTCCGTCTCATGACCAAGTCTAATTCGTAAATACTATGTAttcatttgaacacttaaggGAACTGGATAATTAACACTATCGCAGAATTACATAGCTTACACTAACAATTTTGCTGCATATACCAATTTGCGAAACTTTTGAAGTGAGAACAACATGTCAGAAGATAAAGCCAATGGTGTCCTTGATTAAAGATATAGGGCCGCAGAAGTCACTAGTCTGGACCAGCAGCATATATGTCACCCAGGTTAGTTTTTCTTTAACAAAATACACGATACGATCCAGAACATCTTGTTCCAATAATGAATGTAGGCATTTGTACATGCATAAAATTAAGTTGTACCATGTTAATAAGAGTGATTTGTTGAATAAGCTGCATCTTTTCAAACTATGACTTGAAAGATGGCTTCACATTGAGAAACAGAGCTTAAAGGTAGAACTTTGAGAGATGTTTATACCACACAAGGAGGCTATGGTAAGATTCGGTAGTTTGTCTAGGATTTCCAGTAACAAACAGATAAAAGACCATGCACATTCAAAACACCTGCCTCAAGCAACATGGGAACAAAAGGAACGATCAGATTCTAAAAGACAGTGAAACTTACCTTTTTGAATTATTCACGTCCGGACTTTTCTTAGTTGTTCTTGTTTCACGAGAAAAGTTAGGCTGGACACTAACAAAGTCATCAACCATGGGTAAAATAAATGAAGACAACAACGGATCAGGTGCTGAATTGGAAGACACTGTACAAGAAGAACCCCCGAAGATGGACTGTACATTTCCTTCTCGCAGCTCTTTCCTCAGAAGAGAAAGCGTGGAATGAGATCCACCTTTACGTGATTTCCTCTTGCGCTGCATGTAACCAACAATTAAggaaatcaataatatataagTCCTTGGATTGATGCGATGGGGAAACGAGGAAGCTCCACGAACAAAGCTAGTAATGCTACTTCTACCACATTAATGAAGTAGAGGAGCAAGTCATCTTACATACTaacttaaatgtttttaaaatggtCCCAGCAATCAAAAGGAGCAAAGAGGATAAAACTTGCAGGTGAAATGGAGAAACATTATACAAATTTAGCAAAATGCGATAATGATTTTCAGGGTGCATGTGGTGCGTGAAAAGAAAGAACTTATTCTATACAATTTAAATAGGAAAGTAGAAACACAAAAGATTAACTCAAGGATATCTTAAATATATTTCCATGTTGCACCCACCCTCACTGCACAGACTGCTGTCATAAGTGAATCCAGTTCAGCAATCAATTGTAAATGATGtgatttaaattgaaataaaaattaacaaattattgattgaagaagtaaaaagaatatatatatatatataagtcaagtttcaatataactaaaaaaattgtaaaagttaaatttaaacttttacatttaatatcACTCTTTAATTTATACGTGAGCTATAAAATATTCAATaactattcaaaatttgaagTTATAAGAATGTTATCAGCTTAAAAAGGAAGTGAAGTCAAATGATAATAAATGCTTGCTTTAAATAATAAGATTAGATATTTTAAAGATAGGgttaattaataaacaaatacaAACATACTACAGTAATTCAATTAATTGAATTAGGAGAGAAGAAAAGTGATAGTAGCTAACGTTTTGATTCATTTTCGACTTTTaaaaacttattaatttatttatttaattttaaaataaaaaatatacttatatttttagaaaaaaactaaattaaaatatttttaattaataaataaaaaattaagtcaaCTTAGGATCAAAATTACACAGTGTCTTGTCCAAAGCTCAACGGGAGCCATTAGCTAACCATTGGATAGGAGTATCAGTGAGTTAGAttagtttaaaataataataataataataataaatttaaatattgagaTTGAAAAATGCTATAAAAAAAATGTgcttctaaaaattatttttgaaaattttgataatattcATTAATACTATTAAAATGTGCCTTTTGAAAAGATAGAatatcgtgatattgtaaaatcaAAGATTTAACGAGGGATAAAAagataattttcttgaaaaatattttttcaaaaatcaaaagttaaaatttttggcTTAGATTAAAATCTTAGTTAAGATTTAATGGATTTAATGGTGGATTACAAAAATCTAATCTTGTACCTCCACTATTTGTTTCCAAATTTGAAGTAAATGAAGATCCGGTTGAATTCATCATGCTTAGAAGAGAATTAAGACAGAAATCCGTTAccctatattttcattttataccaCAATGTGTTGTCTTGTGATCTACTACAATCGGAGGAACACTCTTTGATTCATGGTATTGAAGTTAGTTAGAACAATATCCCCATCTCTAATTTGTTCTTTCAAGCTAATATTGAAGAATGTAGTGTTatgaaatcattttttatttaagatGAGTGCTTAATGTTACAAAGCCTGATCTAACAGTTAGTCCTTATTCTCACTCTTAAGTTACAAAGATTCCAAATGCCAATGTTTCTAAGCAACCAGGCACCTATTCAGGATTTATATGAAACATCTATGGGTTAGAAGAAAGTTCTTTCAACCTATCTTCATTTACCCTAGTTTATCTAATTAAAAGAACAGACAAATAATtgcccttttttttaatatatataccaccatatttatttatacacaTCACCGTTTGAAATATATCAAGAAAACCTATTAAATGGATAGAGTTTTGTCAATCCAAGCACTTGGGACCAAAGGCCTGGGAGTTATTTTCAGACACCAAGTTAACCAATTGAACTTGTCATTCAGACATGTACCTAAAAAAATAGTCCACCAAAGTAAAATACCACTGATATACATGCATCATCATATGCCGAGTATAAGCGAGTTTCAGCCACATTCCATGTTgaaaacaacattttttttttaaatattatcataTCATATGACCTGAGAATAAAAGATGAAGTGGAAACCATGATCAGGTCTAACAACAACTAAAAGAGTCCACATATGCAACATAAAATTACATTCATTCCTACCAACCTTATTTCAACATTTTCACTACACAGTAATGAACCGTAGATTTGCAAGTTTGCTTGCCAGGGGCTCTTCATCGTCAACCCAATTTCCCCGTGGGATTCAGGTTCACAATTGCATTGCAGCAACCGATTTGAACCTGAGAATGCtgttttataaaatttcatcaggCATTGTGGACAACAGCAGCCCTTGAACAAACTCGCATCTTTTTGCCTTCTCTTCCTGATCCTTTAGTGAAAGGGGAGACGACTTCACATTTCTGTCATCAAAACCAAATATCAGAACGAGAAAGCTGATAAAAGCATAAACATCATCCACAGGTAGGACAGGCAAGAAATTCCCATGTAGAAGTTCACCCGAGAAGTAATGTGcaatacaaatcatcaatttcctTTGAATATTTGAATAAGGCTTTAATACTAAAAGCTCACTAACGTGcaatacaaatcatcaatttcctTCAAATATTTGAATTAGGCTTTAATACTAAAAGCTCGATGTAAAGTacctaaataaataaacaaaaactgGGATGACCAGAACAGATCCCATCCCCTTTCTCAAAGAACAATATCAAGTCTCATCTCCGTCTCATGGCCAAGTCTAATTCATAAATACTAAGTATTCATTTGTACACCAAGGGAACTGGATAATTAACACTATCGTAGAATTACATAGCTTACACTAACAATTTTGCTGCATATACCAATTTGCGAAGCTTTTGAAGTGAGAACAACATGTCAAAAGACAAAGCCAATGGTGTCCTTAATTAAAGATATAGGGCCGCAGAAGTCACTAGTCTGGACCAGCAGCGTATATGTCACCCAGGTTAGTTTTTCTTTAACAAAATACATGATATGATCCTGAACATCTTGTTCCAATAACAAATGTAGGCATTTGTACATGCATAAAATAAAGTTGTATCATGTTAATAATAGTGATATGTTGAATAAGCTGCATCTCTTCAAACTATGACTAGAAAGATGACTTCTCATTGAGAAACAGAGCTTAAAGGTAGAACTTTGAGAGATGTTCATACCACACAAGGAGGCCGGTAGTTTGTCTAGGATTTCCAGTAATAAACAGATAAAAGACCATGCACATTCAAAACACCTGCCTCAATCAACATGGGGGCAAAAGGAACGATCAGACTCTAAAAGACAGTGAAACTTACCTTTCTGACTTATTCACGTCTGAACTTTTCTTAGTTGTTCTTGTTTCACGAGAAAAGTTAGGCTGGACACTAACAAAGTCATCAACCATGGGTAAAATAAATGAAGACAACAACGGATCAGGGGCTGAATTGGAAGACACCGTACAAGAAGAACCCCCGAAGAAGGACTGTAGATTTCCTTCTCGCAGCTCTTTCCTCAGAAGAGAAAGCGTGGAATGAGATCCACCTTTACGTGATTTCCTCTTGCGCTGCATGTAACCAACCGTTAAGGAAATGAAAATATCTAAGTCCTTAGATTGATGTGATGGGGACATAAGGAAGCTCCACGAACAAAGCTAGTAATGCTACTACTACTACATTAATGAAGTAGAGGAGCAAGTCATCTTGCATACTaacttaaatgtttttaaaatggtCCCAGCAATCAAAAGGAGCAAAGATGATAAAACTTGCAGGTAAAAAGGAGAAACATTATACAAATTTAGCAAAATGCAATTATGATTTTCAAGGTGCATTTGGTGCGTGAAAAGAAAGAACTTATCCTATACAATTTAAAGAGGAAactagaaaggaaaaaaaaaaaaaactaaatagacAAGGATATCTTAAATATATTTCCATGTTGTAGGGTTATATGCGCAACCATATCAACGCCCACCCTCACTGCACAGACTGAACAAACCTGCAAACGAAAACAACCATAAAGAAAGGAGATTAGATTCAATAAACCCATTTCCTCATTAGAATAAAAGAAACTCATACAACTCGTGATGAGACAATCTATAAACAATAACTATAAAACTCCATTTCTCTGTACCTGAGTTAATTTTTCCGGTTAGCTAAACTTGAGTTCACAGTCCAAAATTAGTTCATCTAAATTTTAAATCTCATAATGAAAATACATAGTCTAACAATCACGAGActcaattaagtaaaataacaGCTGAATTGTAACTTAAGTCCATAAAGCTTATAAATTTGAAACTTGGCAAAACactttttatttcctttcaaCAGGCTATACGCATTCAAAAATCAACTCGGTTAAGTGAGCTACGCTACTTTGAACAAACATTAGTTACAAAGAGAACGATCACGTCAaaactcaatccaatatacataaaaacaaaaagggtattaagaaattaattggggggggggggaatgCGTTACCCCATTTTTAGCCTCCACTGGATGCTCATCATCAATGTGACAACACAAGCCAACGATGTCGAAATACTCTGAACAAAAAGGGCATCGAAACTCCTCTCTTATTTCATCTTCTCCATCAATTTCTTCAAACCCCATAAACATATCTGCACTTTCAACCCATTTTCATACAATAAAaccattttctaaaaaaataaaggcaaaaaaaaaattgcttcTCCTAATCGATTAAGTTAAGCGACTTCCTTTTCCTTCATTTTCCACCACACcgccccccccaaaaaaaataaaaaaaaagacagaCGGGACTTCCAAAGCTTACCAGATCGTAATTGAAGAGCCGATTGATATCTCTTAGAAGCTGAAGAAAGACGAGCACTCCATGAATCAGCATCCATTGTTTCTAAATCACCCTCTTGCTTATATAAATTTTCAACCCAAAAGGCGAAAAAGGAAGATtttaatttgaggggttaaaaaTTCAATCTTTTGGAGCTCTGGTCTTAGATTTGTGAAAGcaaatgaaattaaagtaaagaGGAGGAGGAAGAGGCCAGTTAAGAGTTTGGGGTTTGATGATGAGACGCAGAAAAGGAAGAAGAGCTGCCTGTTGTTGTCCCTCTTCGAGAGTGAATTTCGTTCGAAAGAGGAAATTTCATCTATCAAGTCTTTGCCTTTTATATTACTCTTATTTTCTTTTGCCTTCTTAcgttttaatttttctaattttgtaaaaataaatataaaaaatactccCACTACCTTAATcagattataaaaatttattggtTCAGCCAACAATTTTTTGAGTGGATTGAGTTggaatattttaatgaattttgttttatttttcattcttaatAATGGTTAATATATGATGAACTAGATGCTAAAGTAATGGATAAAAAGATATTTGACAAAATCCCAATCCGATTAGTAGATAGTTGATACAATTATGCAAGTTATAACATGTACAAGAACTTTGGcatgatatttaaattgttaatcATCCTAAATATAGCTTAAATTTGACTCACGCTAATCACTTTATTGTTTCTTTACCCTTCTCTTATAATTTCCTCCTTATCCATTcgaaataaagtttaattttgcCCATTTTGAATTGTGCTTTCTTTTGCTTTCTCTGTTCATTTTCAAACCATGAAATTAAGGTAACCATAATAATAACACAACCCTTCTCTCAGTTTTCTTTCCATTTCCCGGCAACCAAACAAAGAGGGCCGTGCCTTGTGTTAGCTGCGATACATGTTTGTGGAAAACGTTCTAACACAagtagtttatatttatagaaacAGAGGCATAACCATAAGCAAGGGTTAAGATCTTAATATGACATATAAACATTGTATAAATAGTTGAAAGCGTTAATACTTTTCTTAATCATATATATAGTTAAGCTGATCCTATCCTCAAAGGACAATGTCTTAATCATGACAACAGAAGAATATTCACTTGAGACGGGCAAGTAAATAAAGTAAACCACTCTCATTTCATCATAAATAcattgatttttcaatcgaattTCGCTGTTGATCAATTCTGTGTTTCTCTAGTTGTCAAGCAAAAACTAAGCCATAGGACATGGCCATCAAAGAAAAAGCAGCAAGTTCTTCATCCTCTCCTACCTTCCTTCTCCTTTGACACCTTTGCTTCTTCACTACCCATGTTAATGATAATGAACTTTGCAACAAAACTTCACCGCTCAAAGCAAGTAATCTGATCTTGACAGTCTCACCTAACCCACTAAATCTACCACTAGGTTTCATGTCATCAACAGACTCATCATTTGTTGTAGCAATAGAAGCAGAGCTTGTTGTGATGGTGCTGGATGATGACAACGACGACGATGATGATAAATGCCATTTCACTTTCTTCTTCTCTGATGCTTCGTTTAAACCCAACATTGCTCTTCTTCTCTTCCTATATTTTATCCCACATGCATTGCACAATGACTGAAATTACCAAAAAGGAAACATACATACCCCCATTAATCGACAATGACCTAATAAATTGATTATTGACCACAGAAAATCATGTAtgggaaaaaaaaagatgaaaactttACAGGTGAAGGGTTTATAGTAAAGCTAATAAATGACATTAAAAGAAGACAATAAATAAAACCAGAGTTCAAATGATGAAATACCTTGGGGCCAGAAGGGCCACCTCTCCAAAGAGGGGTCTTTGTGGTCTTGCAGTCAGTACAAAACTTCTTCATGGTCTCACTCATTGTATCTTCATTCAATGATTTCTGAATCATAAACAGCAACCAAATCAGTGtttaaaacgaaaaagaaagaaagaaaggtttgaatTGAAGTTGATTTTGTTGACCAACCTGTTCTCTAAGATCCATAACCCCCATGAACCAATTCTTCCAACAGATCTTACATTAAACAGGACAGCAAATGGGGGGGGGGGGATAAAATGAATATTGGAGCTTGAAGAACAAAGAAGTACCAATTTGCAACTAAAATAAATGTAAAGAAGAGAGGTAAATAAAACAGAGAAAGGAAAGAGCTTTTCGTCTTTCACAGATCAAAACCCAAGAACAGAGAAAAGCTTTTGTTATGAAAACGAGCAAGGAAAAAACATATTCAAAAATGAAAAGAGAGACAGAGAGATAAGAGAACCGACAGGGATAGACACAAAAACCCTAGAAAGAGGGTTACGAAAAGACGATAATACCCTTACTAACACCAAAGCGCCGCCTCCTCGATTGATCAAAATGAAAAAACACCCGCCAAAATTTTTTTAGGATGGCGCAATCCACGTGGCAACATGGAGGGGAGTGAGACAGAGATAAATATAATTGACTCCATTGTTAAATTTCTTTTTAGTacggtttttgtttttttataaatatgatttAACATTTTTTGTGGTTAACTACAAtaactaatataattattttaataaattctaaaaaatagaaataattttaaacattagtgaataaattatttaatgcaaaaatattattttaccttttaGGTTAAGTGGAAATGTtccttagcaaaaaaaaaaagtggtgcCGTACAGTTTCTgctaaattaattgaaattattgtaCAACTTGAGTACAAGTTAGAAAGCTTAAATTTAAATCAACGATAATTGAAATGAATTCCAACTAAAGAGCATGTTTGCCTTAAGTAGTTTAAAacttgataaataataaaatttaaatttcaatacaTGGTCGAACTCAATTTTATTGAGAATAATCGAAAAATTAACAATTATTTGTAATATATCAATAATTAATAAAATCCTTTACATGAAATGTAGTTGAAACATCGAATTACTTAAGAGAGAATTACAACAATAATTTATCatcaccttcaatttttttttaaattaattacattttatcaataaaacACGACATAACACCTAAAAATTCTTTATAATTAGAGGGCATACCAACTAATAATGTCAGTACCTAATATTACACTTTTATGCAAttatttgtaacacccaaaaTAAACACACTTTCATTTAAAACTAGTTAAATAAACCGACTTAATTTTAGCCTAAAAGCAAGCTTATATTTAAAAGTAAATTCCACTTCTCACAACACATTTCAATAagctaaaatgaaaagaaatatcaaaccaaCAATTATATGTCTATTTCCACTTCAAAGCAACATATAAAACAATCTAAATGGAGTCGTTCGGATTTACATGGATGCAAAAGGATATTCCCCTGTGAATCATAATTGTTCTGGgcatatgccaaaatcatcaaaccaAGCTTTTGCAATTGCAAAGACACAATATATTTGTTTTACGACCATTAAATATAGACTCAGTCTGGGTTCCTCAATATACTGTCCAAGCTCTATTCTGTCTCCATTACCCCTTCATGCATAATATGAACCTGGCTGTGCTGTTAACCCACAGCCAGCCCGCTACCATTCACACTGTACCTTCGACCATACCCGACTGTGGACACAACCCAAAGACTAGATGCCTCCACTggaaccccccccccaaaaaaaaaaaaaactattgtcCCATCATCTCCGTAAGGAGTTCAATACTGGACCAGATAACTCCTGGAATACTAACAGCTTTTATAGCTCAAAAGCATACAAATGGTAGTCAGATATGCAGTCCCATCTCAAACGACATAACACGCTCCCACTAGTGCACCAACACAAAAACAAATGCATGCAAACAGCAGCACTACATACCTCTAACTGAAACTGAATCCCCCTGAAGGAACAGGAAGCTCACCCCCGCCAAAATGAAACCCTGTTTGAGAGGCATCACCTGGCGGCATTGTCTCATCCTCCTCCTCCAACCAATATGTCTCGAGAACTTTCACAGCCTTTTCATAAATCTCAGTGTTATCGTGGGACTGTAAATTCTCGATCTTCTCCAGACCCTCAGCATCATCAATCATTTGTGCATAGAGATTCACTCCTCCGGTAGTGCCCAGGTTCTTATCAGCTTCTCCTACCTTCAAAATGTTTTCAAGCCCTTCTAAACAGACTGTAACAATCCTTGGATCAGGGCAGTTAAGAAGATCACACAATGGCTTTATACAACCTTGACTAACAAGGAATCTGAAACACATGACATGCCCAAATGAAAACTAGTTTATCATTTAATTCTTTACCAAGAAATTATTCCAAACAACTAAGATGGTAATAGTTTTCATACTTGATCTGATCATGAGTACCACCAGATGTGGCATTTGAGATGGCCCATGCCGCTTCTTTCTTGATATCAAATTCAGCATTTTGAAGCAGATGAACCAGTGGAGATATAATATTAGCTTCAATTACAGCCTGTAAAATCCATATCATTTACACACCGTTTCTTGTCATAAATACTACAGACAAAACCACAGATCCAAAAGCGATAAAACAAGATAAATATAAAGGCAACAAGAAAGTGATACAGTTCCAAATTTTACCTGTATCTGCTCCTTATTTCCGGCTGTGATATTTGAGATTGTCCAACAAGCTTCCTTCTTGATGCTCTTTTTGAAATTATTTGTCAAGAGGTTTAAAAGGCATGGCAACGCTTGATGATTGATAATACACTGTGTGCCAAAAAGATTTTCTCAGAAACGAGAAAAGACAAAATGGTTATACCATATAAGCAAAAAGATTACCTTTAGCaactaaattcaaaaaattttgactAAATGGCAAGAGACTTATATTCCTAGTAAGATCTTTAAAAGACAACCTGGGAAGTAGTTGATACCTGGGTTTGACCATCATCACCTGTGACAATATTTCCAACTGTGCGAAGAGCTGGTATTAGCACTGAAGGACATGGGTGCCTGTGAAAACCAAGAATTTTAGATttagaagaaaacaaaataaaatttaatcacaGACAAAAAGAATGAGACTTAATCAGCAGCAGAAGTCTAGCTCACATCAATAGCTCCACCAGACGCCCACAAACACCTGCTTCTATAACAGCttggattttgtcatttgtaCCATCAGAAAGATATGAGAGCGCCCAACATGCATCAGTTAAGACTTCTTCATCATTTGAATGAATAAGGTGTGTCAATGCAGGAAGTGCAGGTTTAACCTGAACAATTAATAAAGGAAAAGCAATAAGATAGATAATTCAAACCCAAGACTGGTTGCATACGTATTTGTGGTTCAATAATAGTACTTGATATAAGAGATGTGCAACACCTCACTTCCTAGTACACTTAGCAATCTATTGCAAAGCATAATTTTCATGATCCAACATGCAATCCACTATCTCAGATTTCAAAGGCAGCCAAAGGACAATGATTTTGCATTGTAAGTCAATATCAATGAACATGGAACAGACTTGGGAATCCTTGTTAAACCCACAACAATTCCCcaagaaaagaagggaaagagggTCAAACCAGATCAAAGGGAGGCTGGGGCTTTCCCCGACAAAAGTTTGAGAGAGTCCATGTTGCATTCCTCAGCATAGAAAGTTTAGCATGCTCATTTAACTGTGCCAACAAAGGAAGCAAAGCACCATGACTAAGAACAAGGTCACGACATCTAGGAGAATCTCCAGCAACATTTCCCAGTGCCCAGACAGCCTGAACATTCAGAGTGAAAAGAGAATAAGATTGTATACAATATTTCATTCTAGCTTTTGCCAAGTAAAGTTCATTGTGCACACTTCTTAATTCTGTCGATCAAAACTATGCTGAATGCCTTCCATATGCTTACCTGCTCACGAACATCAT carries:
- the LOC107893290 gene encoding importin subunit alpha gives rise to the protein MSLRPNSRTEVRRNRYKVAVDAEEGRRRREDNMVEIRKNRREESLQKKRREGLQAQPMPASLHSSAVEKKLENLPAMVAGVWADDSNMQLEATTQFRKLLSIERSPPIDQVIQAGVVPRFIEFLARDDFPQLQFEAAWALTNIASGTSENTKVVIDHGAVPIFVKLLASPSDDVREQAVWALGNVAGDSPRCRDLVLSHGALLPLLAQLNEHAKLSMLRNATWTLSNFCRGKPQPPFDLVKPALPALTHLIHSNDEEVLTDACWALSYLSDGTNDKIQAVIEAGVCGRLVELLMHPCPSVLIPALRTVGNIVTGDDGQTQCIINHQALPCLLNLLTNNFKKSIKKEACWTISNITAGNKEQIQAVIEANIISPLVHLLQNAEFDIKKEAAWAISNATSGGTHDQIKFLVSQGCIKPLCDLLNCPDPRIVTVCLEGLENILKVGEADKNLGTTGGVNLYAQMIDDAEGLEKIENLQSHDNTEIYEKAVKVLETYWLEEEDETMPPGDASQTGFHFGGGELPVPSGGFSFS
- the LOC107893291 gene encoding GATA transcription factor 15; the encoded protein is MGVMDLREQKSLNEDTMSETMKKFCTDCKTTKTPLWRGGPSGPKSLCNACGIKYRKRRRAMLGLNEASEKKKVKWHLSSSSSLSSSSTITTSSASIATTNDESVDDMKPSGRFSGLGETVKIRLLALSGEVLLQSSLSLTWVVKKQRCQRRRKVGEDEELAAFSLMAMSYGLVFA
- the LOC107893289 gene encoding protein DEHYDRATION-INDUCED 19 homolog 3 encodes the protein MDADSWSARLSSASKRYQSALQLRSDMFMGFEEIDGEDEIREEFRCPFCSEYFDIVGLCCHIDDEHPVEAKNGVCSVCAVRVGVDMVAHITLQHGNIFKMQRKRKSRKGGSHSTLSLLRKELREGNLQSFFGGSSCTVSSNSAPDPLLSSFILPMVDDFVSVQPNFSRETRTTKKSSDVNKSERNVKSSPLSLKDQEEKAKRCEFVQGLLLSTMPDEIL